A DNA window from Castanea sativa cultivar Marrone di Chiusa Pesio chromosome 7, ASM4071231v1 contains the following coding sequences:
- the LOC142642303 gene encoding uncharacterized protein LOC142642303 codes for MALAANSVIISHNTAFTSFDFPSSKFISNLHSHFQRIPRITITTTPSSSTAKATLSDVQLQDHKNNTFNTTSTTSWSEFATNVSGEWDGFGAEFTNEGSPIELPESVVPEAYREWEVRVFDWQTQCPTLAQPEEPLLIYKSIKLLPTVGCEADAATRYSIDERSIGGQDDKVSAFAYQASGSYVAMWPSEGNSSLELEYCLVNPQDRESRVRIIQIVNVDDRKMVLQKVRVFREQWYGPFRNGEQLGGCAIRDSGFAATDAMEASDVVGVWQGPRAVAKFDAFHTDLLQELRDDGVMKSVRDECDLILLPKQLWCSLKQSTDGETCSEVGWLFDNGQEITSSCIFSAAKLKGVSIARETRAAEGV; via the exons ATGGCATTAGCTGCGAATAGCGTCATAATATCCCATAACACAGCTTTCACTTCCTTTGATTTCCCTTCTTCTAAGTTTATCTCAAATCTTCACTCACACTTTCAACGTATTCCTCGTATTACAATCACCACCACACCCTCTTCCTCCACCGCCAAGGCCACTCTCTCAGATGTTCAACTTCAAGACCACAAGAACAATACCTTCAATACCACCTCCACCACTT CTTGGTCAGAATTTGCCACAAATGTCTCTGGTGAATGGGATGGTTTTGGAGCAGAATTCACAAATGAAGGGAGCCCAATTGAGCTTCCTGAATCTGTTGTCCCCGAAGCTTACAGAGAGTGGGAAGTAAGGGTATTTGATTGGCAAACTCAGTGCCCAACTCTTGCTCAACCAGAGGAACCCCTTCTTATATACAAGTCAATAAAGCTACTTCCCACAGTTGGGTGTGAAGCCGATGCTGCCACACGATATAGCATAGATGAGAGAAGCATTGGAGGTCAAGATGATAAAGTTTCTGCCTTTGCATATCAAGCTAGTGGAAGCTATGTAGCTATGTGGCCAAGTGAGGGTAATTCATCGTTGGAGTTGGAGTATTGTTTGGTTAATCCTCAAGACCGAGAGTCGCGTGTGAGGATTATTCAGATTGTGAATGTAGATGATAGGAAGATGGTGTTGCAGAAAGTTCGAGTCTTTCGTGAGCAGTGGTATGGGCCTTTTAGGAATGGTGAACAGTTGGGTGGATGTGCTATCCGGGATTCTGGATTTGCTGCCACAGATGCCATGGAAGCCTCAGATGTTGTTGGTGTTTGGCAGGGCCCTCGTGCTGTTGCCAAGTTCGATGCTTTTCACACT GACTTACTTCAAGAACTTCGAGATGATGGTGTCATGAAGTCAGTAAGAGATGAATGTGACCTTATATTGCTTCCCAAGCAATTGTGGTGTTCACTTAAACAAAGTACAGATGGTGAAACTTGTAGTGAGGTGGGATGGCTCTTTGATAATGGGCAAGAAATCACATCAAGTTGTATTTTCTCTGCTGCAAAGTTGAAG GGAGTCTCCATAGCCCGTGAAACTAGAGCTGCAGAGGGTGTATAG